A genomic stretch from Shewanella sediminis HAW-EB3 includes:
- a CDS encoding AI-2E family transporter, protein MPRIDTQSVAYKGFAIMAFIVVILAGIKAASPIVVPFVLSAFIAVICNPMIGGLTRLKVPRALAVLLMMVFIVMMGLWLAQIVGSSINEFSTQLPHYRDQLVEQFGWITGKLRTFNIIITKEQILAYFDPGIALSMTTNMLSGVGSVMANLFLIILTVVFMLFESETLPKKLHFALDDPDMRMQQIDRFLHSVNQYMVIKTLVSLATGVIIGTGLAIIGVDYALLWGVVAFLFNYIPNIGSIIAAIPSVMLAFIQLGPAAAGGTALLYLGTNTVMGNVVEPKYMGKGLGLSTLVVFLSLIFWGWLLGSVGMLLSVPLTMIVKIALESSKGGSWLAILLADDVDEVKPPSQDDKDSPEAV, encoded by the coding sequence ATGCCGAGAATTGATACCCAGTCTGTTGCCTATAAGGGATTTGCGATCATGGCTTTCATTGTCGTGATTTTGGCCGGGATAAAAGCGGCGAGTCCTATAGTGGTGCCATTTGTGTTATCTGCCTTCATTGCCGTGATCTGTAATCCGATGATTGGCGGTCTCACCAGATTGAAAGTGCCAAGAGCATTAGCGGTCCTGTTAATGATGGTGTTTATTGTGATGATGGGGCTCTGGCTGGCACAAATTGTCGGTAGCTCCATCAATGAATTTTCAACCCAACTTCCCCATTATCGGGATCAACTCGTTGAGCAGTTTGGTTGGATCACCGGAAAGCTACGTACTTTTAATATCATCATTACCAAAGAGCAGATTTTAGCCTATTTCGATCCAGGCATTGCGCTATCCATGACAACCAACATGTTATCCGGCGTCGGCAGTGTGATGGCAAATCTGTTTTTAATTATTCTTACCGTCGTATTTATGTTGTTTGAGTCAGAAACCTTGCCCAAGAAATTGCACTTTGCGCTTGATGATCCGGACATGAGAATGCAACAAATTGACCGGTTCCTGCATTCAGTTAATCAATATATGGTGATTAAAACCTTAGTCAGTTTAGCGACCGGCGTTATTATCGGCACAGGTTTAGCCATTATTGGTGTAGATTATGCGCTTTTATGGGGGGTGGTCGCCTTCCTGTTTAACTATATTCCAAATATTGGCTCCATTATTGCTGCGATCCCCTCTGTCATGTTGGCATTTATTCAATTAGGCCCTGCCGCCGCTGGCGGAACCGCACTGCTCTATCTAGGTACCAATACGGTTATGGGCAACGTGGTAGAGCCAAAATATATGGGGAAAGGCTTAGGTCTTTCGACACTGGTTGTATTTCTGTCATTGATTTTTTGGGGTTGGTTACTCGGCTCTGTTGGCATGCTGTTGTCGGTTCCGCTGACTATGATCGTGAAAATTGCGCTTGAGTCCAGTAAGGGCGGAAGCTGGCTGGCGATACTGTTGGCCGATGATGTGGACGAGGTGAAGCCGCCCTCTCAAGATGATAAAGACAGTCCCGAGGCCGTGTAA
- a CDS encoding TIGR01777 family oxidoreductase has protein sequence MNILITGASGFIGHQLVRALESKHQLSLLSRHPARAREKLGSQHQYLASLDSLSSLDEFDAVINLAGEPIAGKRWSIEQKQLICDSRWNITARLSELIARSQTPPWVFISASAIGRYGQQGPIPIDESYFDDPKSSQSNDLEFTQTVCRKWESSALNAQSDNTRVCIVAIGLVLGLNGGALPKMLPAFKLGLGGPIASGEQGMSWIHQQDLISLFIYLLEHGECSGVYNATSPNPVSNKDFSTSLGAALSRPAIIPMPSFVLNLALGEMAELLTQGQYVIPKRALDDGFTFKYARLTDAFTQIFAGK, from the coding sequence ATGAATATTTTAATTACCGGAGCAAGTGGTTTTATCGGCCATCAACTCGTCAGAGCATTAGAAAGTAAGCACCAGCTAAGCCTGCTTTCAAGGCACCCGGCCCGGGCCAGAGAGAAGTTAGGTAGCCAACATCAATATCTGGCATCCCTCGATAGTTTATCTTCTCTGGATGAGTTTGATGCTGTGATTAATTTAGCCGGTGAACCCATAGCGGGTAAACGGTGGAGCATTGAACAAAAACAGCTGATCTGTGATAGTCGATGGAATATCACCGCTCGTTTATCTGAGCTTATAGCCCGGAGTCAAACCCCGCCTTGGGTCTTCATCAGCGCCTCTGCTATCGGACGTTACGGCCAACAGGGCCCAATTCCCATCGATGAGAGCTATTTTGACGATCCCAAATCATCCCAGAGCAATGATCTTGAATTTACTCAAACCGTTTGCCGGAAATGGGAGAGTTCAGCCTTAAACGCACAATCCGATAATACGCGGGTCTGCATTGTCGCAATAGGTTTAGTGCTTGGTTTAAATGGAGGAGCGCTGCCAAAGATGTTACCGGCATTTAAGCTGGGCTTAGGCGGCCCTATCGCCTCAGGCGAGCAAGGGATGAGTTGGATCCACCAGCAAGACCTTATCTCGCTATTTATCTATCTGCTGGAGCATGGTGAATGTAGTGGCGTCTATAACGCCACCTCCCCCAACCCGGTTAGCAACAAGGATTTCTCGACCAGCCTGGGGGCAGCCTTATCCCGACCGGCAATAATTCCTATGCCATCCTTTGTGCTCAATCTCGCACTGGGCGAGATGGCAGAGTTACTGACTCAGGGCCAGTATGTTATTCCTAAACGCGCTCTGGATGATGGCTTCACCTTTAAATACGCAAGATTAACCGATGCTTTTACCCAGATATTCGCCGGTAAATAA
- a CDS encoding class I SAM-dependent methyltransferase, with the protein MQLFFDEVSKVAFGEEANRLFHGRGGLYTGAEHLCLDWFPPVLLLTSFKPLEADELALSVDTIKQRWQALRGEEALNLVYQYRSGGQTHTELVAGSVPEKHKVKENGAEFYIHLLRGQNHGLFLDMKNGRQWVREHSQNKKVLNLFSYTCGFSVAALQGGADSVVNIDMSKGALSIGKQNHLLNDFPAGARFFGHDIFKSWGKLTKLGPYEMIIADPPSNQKGSFVATKDYSRLLKRAPELLTSDGEILLCLNAPELSIEYLKLQVEEFSPTLVFVEQLENPAIFADIDRNKALKVLRYKLA; encoded by the coding sequence ATGCAGTTATTTTTTGATGAAGTGAGTAAAGTGGCGTTTGGCGAAGAGGCCAATCGTCTTTTCCATGGCCGTGGCGGGCTCTACACCGGAGCCGAACATTTGTGCCTAGACTGGTTCCCCCCCGTATTACTGCTGACCAGTTTCAAGCCTCTGGAAGCCGATGAGTTAGCATTGTCGGTAGATACCATCAAGCAACGTTGGCAGGCACTCAGAGGTGAAGAGGCGCTTAACCTTGTCTATCAATATCGAAGCGGTGGGCAGACTCATACTGAGCTTGTGGCAGGTAGCGTACCCGAGAAGCATAAGGTTAAAGAAAACGGTGCTGAATTTTATATCCACCTGTTGAGAGGCCAAAATCATGGCCTGTTTCTCGATATGAAAAATGGTCGACAGTGGGTGAGGGAGCATTCGCAGAATAAGAAGGTGCTTAATCTCTTCTCCTATACTTGTGGATTTTCTGTTGCTGCGTTGCAAGGCGGTGCCGACAGCGTCGTTAATATCGATATGAGCAAGGGGGCTCTGTCGATAGGAAAGCAGAACCATCTATTAAACGATTTTCCGGCGGGCGCTCGCTTTTTTGGCCATGATATTTTTAAGTCATGGGGCAAGCTGACTAAACTCGGACCCTACGAGATGATTATTGCCGATCCACCGAGTAATCAAAAGGGCAGCTTTGTTGCGACCAAAGATTACTCTCGACTACTGAAGCGTGCACCTGAGTTATTGACCTCCGACGGGGAGATACTCTTATGCCTTAATGCTCCCGAGTTAAGCATCGAGTATCTGAAGCTGCAAGTGGAAGAGTTCAGCCCCACATTAGTGTTCGTAGAGCAGCTGGAAAACCCTGCCATATTTGCAGACATCGACAGGAATAAGGCGCTCAAAGTCCTTAGGTATAAGTTAGCTTAA
- a CDS encoding ABC transporter permease has product MEISLAWRLFKRELLQGQLLLIVLAITLAVLSVTGLARVSERLQIAINGQASKFIAADRIINSPVEIDESFIAKAEELGLAHVSSMQFNSMVFAEDKFQLVTVRAVGEGYPLKGKIELNSDSVTHSGDQTGLPGSGQLWFETRLGGLLAYPESLELGNKQFTLSEEISRLPDAGFNPFASSPVVLIRLEDVVATGVIQPGSRVTYLAQFSGDASQLKQFESYIKPKLTSSQRWVDVQSGESPIADAVKRAERFLLLASLLGIALACAAIGIAAQRYCHRHYDVVAMLKTFGASARQIRVLFGTHLLLVTLFGVILGLMGGFALDALITSFLPEEIAAYSPPYIRPILLGLATGFISAFMFSAYPLMRLLSIPPLRVLQRQLEGLQLGMWLHLLLSLGAMALLGYLYSKSLPLTLTVVAGVLLLGVLLSILGFLMIRMGHSIGMKTTNPLQLALAGLRRRAKQNAVQLVGFSSALVLLLTILALRQDLLSEWQNQLPENAPNYFLVNISPDEEAALGDYLKANTVKTTDIYPVVRGRLTEINGEKLISAEQEKAGAKGRLGISRELNLTWRDSLPPNNEILEGEFNLNESDVSVESGVAERLGIKIGDSLTYVIDNQRLVVNVGSLRAVHWETLQPNFFMIFTHASLASFSHTSMASFHLEENKQGIILDIIKQFPTVSIIDVGTMIKQLRQIVDQVSLSLTLVLVLVVLASSLVMIAQTEAGMATRQRELAVLRTFGASGWLLRMATGLEFALLGTVAGFLAVIVAEFTLYLLKTQVFELNVYMHWPWWGIAPVCGALTVALLGVWRCRQLLSKSCADLLKAV; this is encoded by the coding sequence TGGAGGTTATTTAAGCGGGAACTACTGCAAGGACAGCTACTATTAATCGTTTTAGCCATCACATTAGCCGTGTTATCCGTAACCGGCTTAGCCAGAGTCAGCGAAAGGTTACAGATTGCCATTAATGGGCAGGCCTCAAAGTTTATCGCTGCGGACAGGATCATTAACTCTCCGGTTGAGATTGATGAGTCATTTATCGCAAAAGCAGAGGAGTTGGGGCTAGCACATGTATCGAGCATGCAGTTTAACTCCATGGTGTTTGCAGAGGATAAGTTTCAGCTCGTAACAGTAAGGGCCGTGGGAGAGGGGTATCCGCTCAAAGGCAAAATTGAGCTTAATTCTGATTCAGTGACTCACTCAGGCGATCAGACTGGTCTACCCGGTTCCGGTCAGTTGTGGTTTGAAACCCGTCTGGGCGGATTACTGGCTTATCCCGAATCACTGGAGCTGGGCAATAAGCAGTTTACGCTCAGTGAGGAGATATCCCGCTTACCCGACGCAGGTTTTAACCCGTTTGCCTCGTCACCGGTCGTGCTTATCAGGCTGGAAGACGTTGTAGCTACCGGGGTTATACAGCCTGGAAGCAGGGTGACATATTTGGCTCAATTTTCTGGCGATGCGTCTCAATTAAAGCAGTTTGAGTCTTATATCAAGCCAAAATTGACCTCCAGTCAACGTTGGGTCGATGTACAATCCGGTGAATCTCCCATCGCCGATGCGGTGAAACGCGCCGAGCGATTTTTGCTATTGGCAAGTTTGTTAGGTATAGCATTGGCTTGTGCCGCCATTGGTATTGCGGCACAGCGCTATTGTCATCGCCACTATGATGTCGTGGCCATGTTGAAAACCTTTGGAGCATCGGCCAGACAGATCCGCGTTTTGTTCGGTACGCACCTGCTGTTAGTTACCCTGTTTGGCGTAATTCTGGGCCTGATGGGGGGATTTGCACTGGATGCCCTTATTACCTCCTTCCTCCCCGAAGAGATAGCGGCTTACTCACCGCCCTATATTCGTCCTATATTGTTAGGACTGGCGACAGGTTTTATCAGTGCGTTTATGTTTTCAGCTTACCCACTGATGCGCCTGCTCTCTATCCCTCCATTACGGGTATTGCAACGACAACTTGAGGGGTTACAGCTGGGAATGTGGTTGCACTTGCTTCTTAGCCTTGGTGCTATGGCTCTGTTAGGCTATCTTTACTCCAAAAGCCTTCCATTGACCCTGACTGTGGTTGCAGGAGTGCTCTTGCTGGGCGTGTTACTCAGTATTTTGGGTTTCCTGATGATCCGTATGGGTCACAGTATCGGGATGAAAACGACTAATCCGCTGCAATTGGCACTAGCCGGGCTTCGCCGCCGTGCTAAACAAAATGCGGTTCAACTCGTCGGCTTCAGTAGTGCACTCGTCTTGCTGTTGACTATTCTGGCTTTAAGACAGGATCTACTCAGTGAATGGCAAAATCAGTTACCCGAGAATGCACCTAATTACTTCTTAGTAAATATCTCTCCCGATGAAGAGGCAGCGTTGGGAGATTATCTGAAAGCCAATACGGTTAAGACTACGGATATCTATCCCGTCGTCAGGGGACGCTTAACCGAGATCAATGGTGAGAAACTGATCTCGGCTGAACAGGAAAAAGCCGGCGCCAAAGGGAGGTTAGGGATCTCTCGTGAATTAAACCTAACCTGGCGAGACTCCTTGCCACCCAATAATGAGATCCTCGAGGGTGAGTTCAATCTAAATGAGAGCGATGTTTCGGTTGAGTCAGGTGTTGCCGAACGCTTAGGTATCAAGATTGGCGATAGTTTGACTTACGTTATCGATAACCAAAGGTTAGTCGTGAATGTGGGGAGTTTGCGAGCGGTTCATTGGGAGACACTGCAGCCCAATTTTTTCATGATTTTTACTCATGCTTCCCTGGCGTCATTTTCTCATACCTCGATGGCAAGCTTTCATCTGGAAGAGAATAAACAGGGGATAATACTGGATATTATTAAGCAGTTCCCCACGGTCTCTATTATCGATGTCGGTACTATGATTAAACAGCTCAGGCAGATCGTAGATCAGGTTTCTTTGTCACTGACGCTGGTATTAGTGCTAGTGGTACTGGCCAGTAGTTTGGTCATGATAGCCCAAACTGAGGCAGGAATGGCCACCAGGCAGAGGGAGCTTGCCGTGCTGAGAACCTTTGGCGCATCGGGTTGGCTACTGAGAATGGCCACGGGGCTGGAGTTTGCGTTACTGGGAACCGTTGCTGGTTTTCTGGCGGTGATCGTTGCCGAGTTTACACTCTACCTGCTTAAGACTCAGGTGTTTGAGTTGAATGTCTATATGCATTGGCCTTGGTGGGGAATAGCGCCTGTGTGTGGCGCATTGACCGTTGCCTTATTAGGCGTCTGGCGTTGCAGGCAACTGCTTAGCAAATCCTGTGCAGATTTGCTAAAAGCCGTGTAA